In a single window of the Euwallacea fornicatus isolate EFF26 chromosome 5, ASM4011564v1, whole genome shotgun sequence genome:
- the mRpS35 gene encoding small ribosomal subunit protein mS35 isoform X1 produces the protein MLHLSRNLENLIFKSREKLLIATYSSSPEEKHDQFRALNIRNTREHIQARRQNRKTSVLPPRTNKMAIDQDWGSVWPGPRSFHPATVPLPVRQGFTKKGAPPPDKYANAELMKIPNFLHLTPPVIKRQCEVLKKFCTSWPKGLDSDSKIEQLFPLELTTSDYCHSSPTIRNPMARIVTLQFKLGSLKLDSRATDKFLRLAGNKYNKETDIVTIVTDRCPLKKQNTDYAMYLLTALYHESKKMESWEELKSHADMEYYDWQKNESKKSVEALFGVKFEEIPHINCYSEAVTSYMNEGENDYTLAKYGEAVRQILNLQKFNVE, from the exons ATGTTACACTTGTCCAGAAACCTGGAAAATCTTATTTTCAAGAGTAGAGAAAAGCTGTTGATAGCTACCTACTCAAGCAGCCCAGAAGAAAAGCATG ACCAATTCCGGGCGTTAAATATAAGAAACACGAGAGAGCACATCCAAGCAAGGCGGCAGAATCGGAAAACTTCTGTACTCCCTCCCAG AACAAATAAAATGGCCATAGACCAGGATTGGGGCAGTGTTTGGCCAGGCCCTAGGTCATTTCATCCAGCCACAGTACCACTACCAGTTAGGCAGGGTTTTACCAAAAAAGGAGCTCCACCTCCTGATAAATATGCAAATGCAGAATTGATGAAAATCCCCAATTTCTTACACCTGACTCCCCCTGTTATTAAAAGACAATGTGAGGTCCTTAAGAAATTTTGCACCTCTTGGCCTAAAGGTCTTGATTCAGACTCTAAGATAGAACAACTTTTCCCTTTAGAACTTACAACCAGTGATTACTGTCATAGCAGCCCTACAATACGAAATCCAATGGCAAGGATTGTGACTTTACAGTTCAAGTTAGGCAGTTTGAAGTTGGATAGCAGAGCTACAGATAAGTTTTTGAG GTTGGCTGGAAACAAGTATAACAAGGAAACCGACATTGTTACCATAGTCACAGATAGGTGCCccttaaagaagcaaaacacTGATTATGCCATGTATTTGCTTACAGCTTTGTATCATGAGTCAAAA aaaatggaatCCTGGGAGGAGCTGAAATCACATGCTGATATGGAGTATTATGACTGGCAGAAAAATGAGTCTAAAAAGAGTGTTGAGGCATTATTTGGAGTCAAATTCGAAGAAATACCCCATATTAATTGCTACTCTGAGGCAGTTACTAGTTATATGAATGAGG gcgAAAATGATTACACTTTGGCCAAATATGGAGAAGCAGTACGGCAGATTTTAAActtgcaaaaatttaatgttgaataa
- the LOC136339479 gene encoding SOSS complex subunit B homolog, with the protein MMDSNYVQIKDMRPGLKNFNVIFIVLEVGPVNFTKENREVRTFKVADATACVNASVWDEPGQLLMPGDIVRLTKGYLNMFRNCLTLYTSKGGDLQKIGEFCMVFNEQHNISEPNLFTQQPPPPPQNNINNGTNNGVGRVGTSGAANLPVTTSSAPVQHNNVISTKSGANNSGNLARPASNSGGAGNSGSDSKRQRGSRGGQHRNRHTRT; encoded by the coding sequence ATGATGGACAGCAACTATGTGCAAATCAAGGACATGCGACCGGGTCTCAAGAACTTCAACGTCATTTTTATAGTATTGGAAGTGGGCCCCGTGAATTTCACCAAGGAGAACAGGGAAGTGAGGACCTTTAAAGTGGCGGACGCCACAGCTTGCGTAAATGCTAGCGTATGGGACGAGCCAGGACAACTCCTGATGCCGGGGGACATTGTCCGCCTCACCAAAGGCTACCTTAACATGTTCCGCAACTGCCTTACCTTGTACACCTCCAAGGGAGGAGACTTGCAGAAGATCGGGGAATTTTGTATGGTGTTCAATGAACAGCACAACATTTCCGAACCTAATTTATTCACGCAGCAGCCCCCGCCTCCCCCtcaaaacaatataaataatgGAACTAACAATGGGGTAGGTCGGGTGGGAACTTCGGGGGCCGCAAATTTACCAGTGACAACCTCTAGTGCTCCTGTTCAGCATAATAATGTTATCAGTACCAAGAGTGGGGCAAATAATAGTGGGAACTTGGCAAGGCCTGCAAGTAACAGTGGCGGGGCAGGTAATAGTGGTAGTGATTCGAAGAGGCAGAGAGGCTCTAGAGGGGGCCAGCATAGGAACCGACACACAAGGACTTAA
- the LOC136339477 gene encoding acyl-CoA-binding domain-containing protein 6-like: protein MATATGDDFSDLVELGIEVGTEDELTVKFNKCARHVQAISGSLSEQNLLQLYGFYKQALEGPCNTSKPSWYDLKGKAKWEAWKSLGELEKNEAKNKYIEQVFTADPEFSLDLKKDKSEGWAVGVSSLIGHQILSSDKDLLDYIREGDLAKVKGLLSQLKESKNVIHQDGMSLIHYAADVGNVELLDLLINEGCDINLQDSEGQTALHYASSCGHAECVLLLLSKGAVFDVKDTDDCTPLDVASDDAIRVLFSK, encoded by the exons ATGGCAACGGCTACAGGCGACGACTTCAGTGATTTGGTTGAATTGGGTATTGAGGTGGGGACAGAGGATGAATTGACAGTCAAGTTTAATAAATGCGCCAGACATGTGCAAGCCATATCAGGCTCTTTGAGTGAGCAAAATCTTTTACAACTCTATGGCTTTTATAAGCAAGCACTAGAGGGACCTTGCAACACATCTAAACCCAGCTGGTATGATCTGAAAGGCAAAGCAAAATGGGAGGCTTGGAAGTCTTTAGGGGAGCTTGAAAAAAATGAggctaaaaacaaatatattgaGCAAGTTTTTACTGCTGATCCTGAGTTTTCTTTAGATTTAAAGAAGGATAAAAGTGAAGGCTGG GCAGTTGGCGTTTCTTCCCTAATAGGACACCAAATTTTGTCTAGTGATAAAGATTTACTTGACTACATAAGAGAGGGAGATTTGGCCAAAGTAAAGGGCCTTCTGAGCCAATTGAAAGAATCTAAAAACGTCATTCACCAGGATGGCATGAGCCTTATACATTATGCAGCTGATGTAGGGAATGTGGAATTGTTGGATTTGTTGATAAATGAAGGCTGTGATATAAATCTCCAG GACTCCGAGGGTCAGACTGCCCTTCATTATGCATCTAGTTGTGGTCATGCTGAATGTGTGTTGTTGCTGCTGTCCAAAGGCGCAGTTTTTGACGTAAAAGATACTGATGATTGTACTCCCTTGGATGTGGCCAGTGACGATGCTATAAGGGTGTTGTTTTCCAAGTAG
- the mRpS35 gene encoding small ribosomal subunit protein mS35 isoform X2, whose translation MYQHIIDQFRALNIRNTREHIQARRQNRKTSVLPPRTNKMAIDQDWGSVWPGPRSFHPATVPLPVRQGFTKKGAPPPDKYANAELMKIPNFLHLTPPVIKRQCEVLKKFCTSWPKGLDSDSKIEQLFPLELTTSDYCHSSPTIRNPMARIVTLQFKLGSLKLDSRATDKFLRLAGNKYNKETDIVTIVTDRCPLKKQNTDYAMYLLTALYHESKKMESWEELKSHADMEYYDWQKNESKKSVEALFGVKFEEIPHINCYSEAVTSYMNEGENDYTLAKYGEAVRQILNLQKFNVE comes from the exons ATG TATCAACACATTATAGACCAATTCCGGGCGTTAAATATAAGAAACACGAGAGAGCACATCCAAGCAAGGCGGCAGAATCGGAAAACTTCTGTACTCCCTCCCAG AACAAATAAAATGGCCATAGACCAGGATTGGGGCAGTGTTTGGCCAGGCCCTAGGTCATTTCATCCAGCCACAGTACCACTACCAGTTAGGCAGGGTTTTACCAAAAAAGGAGCTCCACCTCCTGATAAATATGCAAATGCAGAATTGATGAAAATCCCCAATTTCTTACACCTGACTCCCCCTGTTATTAAAAGACAATGTGAGGTCCTTAAGAAATTTTGCACCTCTTGGCCTAAAGGTCTTGATTCAGACTCTAAGATAGAACAACTTTTCCCTTTAGAACTTACAACCAGTGATTACTGTCATAGCAGCCCTACAATACGAAATCCAATGGCAAGGATTGTGACTTTACAGTTCAAGTTAGGCAGTTTGAAGTTGGATAGCAGAGCTACAGATAAGTTTTTGAG GTTGGCTGGAAACAAGTATAACAAGGAAACCGACATTGTTACCATAGTCACAGATAGGTGCCccttaaagaagcaaaacacTGATTATGCCATGTATTTGCTTACAGCTTTGTATCATGAGTCAAAA aaaatggaatCCTGGGAGGAGCTGAAATCACATGCTGATATGGAGTATTATGACTGGCAGAAAAATGAGTCTAAAAAGAGTGTTGAGGCATTATTTGGAGTCAAATTCGAAGAAATACCCCATATTAATTGCTACTCTGAGGCAGTTACTAGTTATATGAATGAGG gcgAAAATGATTACACTTTGGCCAAATATGGAGAAGCAGTACGGCAGATTTTAAActtgcaaaaatttaatgttgaataa
- the LOC136339478 gene encoding histone-arginine methyltransferase METTL23, whose amino-acid sequence MSDNPTEQIKKFVFSSNCKKEVLEIFIPELLQGSYSFYTWPSAPVLAWFLWENRENLPGHRVLELGSGTGLPGILAAKCGAQVTLSDSATLPKSLAHTKRSCHINNLTLNENIRVIGLTWGLFLSNLDSLGPLDLIIGSDCFFEPATFEDIIVTVAYLLSNNSGARFVCTYQERSSDWSIEHLLEKWGLTCKVHNISNLGTASGIDIHEIIGGHTIHLLEITCKV is encoded by the exons atgtctGATAATCCCACagagcaaataaaaaaattcgtatttaGCTCGAATTGCAAGAAGGAAGTACTGGAAATCTTCATTCCAGAG CTTCTTCAAGGCAGTTACTCATTTTACACTTGGCCCTCAGCCCCAGTGCTAGCCTGGTTCCTTTGGGAGAACCGTGAAAATCTCCCAGGCCATAGAGTATTGGAATTGGGATCAGGCACAGGTTTGCCAGGTATTTTAGCAGCCAAGTGTGGGGCTCAGGTCACTCTCAGCGACTCTGCCACCCTGCCCAAAAGCTTAGCTCACACAAAACGCAGTTGTCATATTAATAACTTAACATTAAATGAGAATATCCGAGTGATTGGGCTTACTTGGGGTCTGTTTCTCAGTAATTTGGATTCATTGGGGCCTTTAGATCTCATTATTG GTTCAGATTGTTTTTTTGAACCCGCGACATTTGAGGATATAATTGTAACTGTGGCGTACCTCTTGTCAAACAATAGTGGAGCCCGGTTTGTGTGTACTTATCAAGAAAGGAGCAGTGATTGGTCAATCGAACATTTACTAGAAAAGTGGGGATTGACCTGCAAAGTACACAACATCAGCAATCTTGGGACTGCAAGTGGAATTGATATTCACGAGATAATTGGTGGCCACACCATTCACTTGCTGGAAATTACCTGTAAGGTTTGA